One window of the Streptomyces sp. NBC_00259 genome contains the following:
- a CDS encoding DUF3558 domain-containing protein gives MHRSAPRLTRILACAAVPVMLVVAGCSSDSDSKGSGSDTGSSSSEGSSPDTKQSAATVEPAKFAKLPQPCKALASKTIEELVPKVKNKAGTAGTSSDTGVRGSCSWNGLEDKGVKGSNYRWLDVSFQRFESEAGLGSGEERAKDAYEKEVAKTRATDGAKGVKTSPAAGVGEEATAIGFGLKKTGEDFKYATIVARTGNVVVTLGYNGAGYAGAKTPDASALMKDAVTAAKEATTSVAKAN, from the coding sequence ATGCACCGATCAGCCCCGCGACTCACCCGCATACTCGCCTGCGCCGCCGTCCCGGTGATGCTCGTCGTCGCCGGCTGCTCGTCGGACTCCGACAGCAAGGGCTCGGGCTCGGACACCGGCTCGTCCTCCTCCGAGGGCTCCTCGCCCGACACGAAGCAGTCCGCGGCGACCGTGGAGCCCGCGAAGTTCGCCAAGCTCCCCCAGCCCTGCAAGGCCCTCGCCTCGAAGACGATCGAGGAGCTGGTGCCCAAGGTGAAGAACAAGGCCGGCACGGCCGGCACCTCCAGCGACACGGGCGTCCGCGGCAGCTGCTCCTGGAACGGCCTGGAGGACAAGGGCGTCAAGGGCTCGAACTACCGCTGGCTCGACGTGTCCTTCCAGCGTTTCGAGTCCGAGGCCGGGCTGGGCAGCGGCGAGGAGCGCGCCAAGGACGCGTACGAGAAGGAGGTCGCCAAGACCCGGGCGACGGACGGCGCCAAGGGCGTCAAGACCTCCCCCGCGGCGGGTGTCGGCGAAGAGGCCACGGCGATCGGCTTCGGCCTCAAGAAGACCGGCGAAGACTTCAAGTACGCAACGATCGTGGCTCGTACCGGCAACGTCGTGGTCACGCTCGGGTACAACGGTGCCGGATACGCGGGGGCGAAGACCCCGGACGCGTCGGCGCTGATGAAGGACGCGGTGACCGCGGCCAAGGAGGCCACGACCTCGGTCGCGAAGGCCAACTAG
- a CDS encoding DUF3558 domain-containing protein, with the protein MQRRGYVPGVVALLVATLVTGCSAGSADDGSTTEAKTGETAGPVALPGKYRTLYEPCGAVERAMLRDLLPGAAELPEDQQEKVFRGTAAVTYDTDRRVGCSWKADSPEASHNLRIDVERVVSYDQDVSDDQRAQEVYVKKQDSADLPVPAGGGAPQDGPTGGTPSSGAPATSTAHNPATTSPSATTSPSGDPGSAPEGLEPRVLDGLGDAAFLDDVLARAGSTAQQRTVSVVFRTSNVIVTVQYGEQPARVTELPDSKELQEKAQGLARKLAERFND; encoded by the coding sequence GTGCAGCGAAGGGGGTACGTACCCGGTGTCGTGGCGCTCCTCGTGGCGACGCTCGTCACCGGCTGCAGCGCGGGATCCGCCGACGACGGCTCGACCACCGAGGCCAAGACGGGCGAGACCGCGGGCCCCGTCGCACTCCCGGGCAAGTACCGCACGCTCTACGAGCCGTGCGGCGCCGTCGAGCGCGCCATGCTCCGGGATCTGCTCCCCGGCGCCGCCGAGCTGCCCGAGGACCAGCAGGAGAAGGTGTTCCGCGGCACGGCCGCCGTCACGTACGACACCGACCGCCGTGTCGGCTGCAGCTGGAAGGCCGACTCCCCGGAGGCCTCGCACAACCTCCGTATCGACGTCGAGCGCGTCGTCTCCTACGACCAGGACGTCAGCGACGACCAGCGCGCGCAGGAGGTGTACGTCAAGAAGCAGGACTCGGCCGACCTGCCCGTTCCCGCCGGGGGCGGCGCCCCGCAGGACGGCCCCACGGGCGGCACCCCCTCCTCGGGCGCGCCGGCCACGAGCACCGCGCACAACCCCGCCACCACCTCGCCCTCGGCCACCACCTCGCCGTCCGGCGACCCGGGCAGCGCCCCCGAGGGCCTGGAGCCCCGTGTGCTCGACGGCCTCGGCGACGCCGCGTTCCTCGACGACGTCCTCGCCCGGGCCGGTTCCACCGCGCAGCAGCGCACCGTGAGCGTGGTGTTCCGCACATCGAACGTGATCGTGACCGTCCAGTACGGCGAGCAGCCGGCGCGGGTGACGGAGCTGCCGGACAGCAAGGAACTGCAGGAAAAGGCCCAGGGTCTGGCCCGGAAACTGGCCGAGCGCTTCAACGACTAG